The following coding sequences are from one Natrarchaeobaculum sulfurireducens window:
- the hmgA gene encoding hydroxymethylglutaryl-CoA reductase (NADPH) yields MTTADDLADRVRDGELRIHELEAHADHDTAAEARRLVVERETGVDLETIADYGFPAETAEPNIENMIGAAQVPMGVVGPATVDGGAADGEYYLPLATTEGALLASVNRGLSVIDAAGGATARVTKNGMTRAPVFRVDGVAEAAETVEWVEKNLETLREAAEATTSHGELLGVEPYVVGDSVYLRFAYDTKDAMGMNMATIATGEACEVVERETPASLVALSGNLCSDKKPAAINAVEGRGRSVTADVVIPGDLVEDRLHTTAEAIVEANTRKNLTGSAKAGALGFNAHAANVVAAAFLATGQDEAQVVEAANTITTMDARPNDDGGHDLYAAVSLASLEVGTVGGGTKLPTQAEALEILGLQGGGDPAGSNADALAEVIAVGTLAGELSLLGALSSRHLASAHEELGR; encoded by the coding sequence ATGACGACCGCCGACGACCTCGCCGACCGCGTCCGCGACGGCGAGCTTCGCATCCACGAACTCGAGGCACACGCCGACCACGACACTGCTGCCGAAGCCCGGCGGCTGGTCGTCGAACGCGAGACCGGTGTCGACCTCGAGACGATCGCCGATTACGGCTTCCCGGCCGAGACCGCCGAGCCCAACATCGAGAACATGATCGGCGCAGCCCAGGTGCCGATGGGCGTCGTCGGTCCCGCGACCGTCGACGGCGGTGCAGCCGACGGCGAGTACTACCTGCCGCTTGCGACCACCGAGGGCGCGCTGTTGGCGTCGGTCAACCGCGGGCTGTCGGTGATAGACGCGGCGGGTGGCGCAACCGCCCGCGTGACGAAAAACGGAATGACGCGCGCGCCGGTGTTCCGCGTCGACGGCGTCGCCGAGGCCGCCGAGACGGTCGAGTGGGTCGAGAAGAACCTCGAGACGCTTCGGGAGGCCGCCGAAGCGACCACCAGCCACGGCGAACTGCTGGGCGTCGAACCCTACGTGGTCGGCGACTCGGTCTACCTGCGCTTTGCCTACGATACCAAAGACGCGATGGGGATGAACATGGCCACCATCGCCACCGGCGAGGCCTGCGAGGTCGTCGAACGGGAGACCCCCGCCTCGCTCGTCGCGCTCTCTGGCAACCTCTGTTCGGACAAGAAACCCGCCGCGATCAACGCCGTCGAAGGTCGTGGCCGCTCCGTGACGGCCGACGTCGTTATTCCCGGCGACCTCGTCGAGGATCGACTCCACACCACGGCCGAGGCCATCGTCGAGGCCAATACCCGCAAGAACCTCACCGGCAGCGCCAAAGCCGGCGCGCTCGGCTTCAACGCCCACGCCGCGAACGTCGTCGCCGCGGCCTTCCTCGCGACCGGCCAGGACGAAGCCCAGGTCGTCGAGGCCGCAAACACGATCACGACGATGGACGCCCGGCCAAACGACGACGGCGGACACGACCTGTATGCCGCCGTTTCCCTCGCCTCCCTCGAGGTCGGGACCGTCGGCGGCGGCACGAAACTGCCGACTCAGGCCGAAGCGCTCGAGATCCTCGGCCTGCAAGGAGGTGGCGATCCGGCCGGCTCGAACGCCGACGCCCTCGCGGAGGTCATCGCCGTCGGTACACTCGCCGGCGAACTCTCCTTGCTCGGTGCCCTCTCCTCGCGTCACCTCGCCAGCGCCCACGAAGAACTCGGCCGCTAA
- a CDS encoding GNAT family N-acetyltransferase, translated as MSLDLQIRRAVADDATDIARCYRRAYATATERGYRTRLTDVDAETVADWLEADGATLVAVEAGVGPEAESVVGTIRLLEDATPTVERLAVVPERRQEGIAAQLLERAERLASDRGEHRLRLATFDEHPFLLEWYARRGYRTVDCPDKPAVAYGIVLLEKCLGPAQA; from the coding sequence GTGAGCCTCGATCTGCAGATCCGTCGTGCGGTCGCCGACGATGCGACCGACATCGCCCGCTGTTACCGGCGGGCGTACGCGACGGCCACCGAGCGTGGCTACCGAACCCGGCTAACCGACGTCGACGCCGAGACCGTCGCAGACTGGCTCGAAGCCGATGGAGCAACGCTCGTGGCCGTCGAAGCCGGTGTAGGCCCGGAAGCCGAATCGGTCGTCGGGACGATTCGCTTACTCGAGGACGCGACGCCGACGGTCGAACGACTCGCCGTCGTCCCCGAGCGGCGACAGGAAGGGATCGCCGCGCAGTTACTCGAGCGGGCGGAACGACTCGCCAGCGACCGCGGCGAGCACCGCCTGCGACTCGCGACGTTCGACGAACACCCGTTCTTGCTCGAGTGGTACGCTCGACGGGGCTATCGAACGGTCGACTGCCCGGACAAACCCGCAGTGGCATACGGCATCGTACTGCTCGAGAAGTGCCTGGGACCGGCCCAGGCGTAA
- the nadA gene encoding quinolinate synthase NadA encodes MVKMETAELETDLSLFKYDTLEQLPRSYRGLEEAERTERIEAALAELGDDVVILGHNYQRREIVEHADFVGDSYQLSQQAAEADAEYVVFGGVTFMAESADIITDDDQTVILPSMEASCPMAGMAEALQVDAAWAELTDAAPDAEIIPITYMNSYADLKAFCASQGGLVCTSSNAADAFEWAFERGDTVLFLPDKHLGENTAYELGLEDELATWDPWDPEGKDGESVADADVILWDGYCQVHERFRVEHIETTRTDHPEAQVVVHPECRREVVEAADVVGSTATICETVAEADPGETWAIGTEIHLTEHLQRWHPEVEVLPLCGDACMDCNAMRQIDPNYLTWVLEELVEGRERNVIEVAPQEKTLAKVALDRMLEI; translated from the coding sequence ATGGTCAAAATGGAAACCGCGGAGTTGGAAACCGATCTGAGTCTGTTCAAATACGACACCCTCGAGCAGCTCCCGAGGTCCTACCGGGGACTCGAGGAGGCCGAACGGACCGAACGCATCGAGGCGGCACTTGCCGAACTGGGTGACGACGTCGTCATCTTGGGCCACAACTACCAGCGCCGGGAGATCGTCGAGCACGCCGATTTCGTCGGGGACTCATATCAACTATCGCAACAGGCCGCCGAGGCGGACGCCGAGTACGTGGTCTTCGGCGGGGTGACGTTCATGGCCGAGAGCGCGGACATCATCACCGACGACGACCAGACGGTGATCCTCCCGTCGATGGAAGCGTCGTGTCCGATGGCCGGGATGGCCGAAGCGCTCCAGGTCGACGCCGCGTGGGCCGAACTCACTGATGCCGCCCCCGACGCCGAGATCATCCCGATCACGTACATGAACTCGTATGCCGACCTGAAAGCGTTCTGTGCGAGCCAGGGCGGTCTCGTTTGTACCTCCTCGAACGCGGCCGACGCGTTCGAGTGGGCCTTCGAGCGCGGTGATACGGTGTTGTTTCTGCCCGACAAGCACCTCGGGGAGAACACCGCCTACGAGCTGGGGCTGGAAGACGAACTCGCCACCTGGGACCCCTGGGATCCCGAGGGCAAAGACGGCGAGTCAGTCGCCGACGCCGACGTCATCCTCTGGGATGGCTACTGCCAGGTCCACGAGCGGTTCCGCGTCGAGCACATCGAGACGACTCGAACCGACCACCCCGAAGCCCAGGTCGTCGTCCACCCCGAGTGTCGCCGCGAGGTCGTCGAGGCCGCCGACGTCGTCGGCTCCACCGCAACCATCTGTGAGACCGTCGCCGAGGCCGATCCCGGCGAGACGTGGGCGATCGGCACCGAGATCCACCTCACCGAGCACCTCCAGCGCTGGCACCCCGAGGTCGAGGTCCTCCCGCTGTGTGGCGACGCCTGTATGGACTGCAACGCCATGCGCCAGATCGATCCGAACTACCTCACCTGGGTGCTCGAGGAACTCGTCGAGGGACGAGAACGCAACGTAATCGAGGTCGCACCACAGGAGAAAACACTCGCGAAGGTCGCACTCGACCGCATGCTCGAGATCTAA
- a CDS encoding AIR synthase family protein, giving the protein MTDLGKIDRTVFERTIAPRLGADRDDVTLEPTHGVDFGVVDVDGRALVTATDPISILPPLGLERAARFALDLVLADVAVSGIAPSHLSICFTLPEELTDEQFATVWETIHTECVDLGVAVVTGHTARYTDPSYPWVGGATAMGVGDHDEIVRPDGAREGDRLLLTTGPAVESVGLLSTLFPEQLEVPDDVVADAQDRLEEVYCVRDALTAAAAGPVTAMHDVTEGGLAGALCEMADGAGVGFTIDREAVPMRPGVAEVCASLEIDPWAATSCGSLVIAVDPDGADDVVAALEDRGTVVAEVGRVESASGSTPGVSVDGEPLEHPGVDPSWDAYAELATE; this is encoded by the coding sequence ATGACCGACCTCGGAAAGATCGACCGGACGGTTTTCGAACGGACGATCGCCCCACGACTCGGTGCCGACCGGGACGACGTCACGCTCGAGCCAACCCACGGCGTCGACTTCGGTGTCGTCGACGTCGACGGCCGCGCCCTCGTGACGGCGACCGACCCCATCTCGATCCTCCCGCCGCTGGGCCTCGAGCGCGCCGCCCGATTTGCCCTCGATCTCGTGCTCGCGGACGTCGCCGTCAGCGGAATCGCGCCGTCGCACCTCTCGATCTGTTTTACGCTCCCCGAGGAGCTGACCGACGAGCAGTTCGCCACCGTCTGGGAGACGATTCACACCGAGTGTGTGGACCTCGGCGTCGCCGTCGTCACCGGCCACACGGCCCGGTACACCGACCCGTCGTACCCATGGGTCGGCGGCGCGACCGCGATGGGCGTCGGCGACCACGACGAGATCGTCCGCCCCGACGGCGCACGCGAGGGGGATCGACTCCTCCTGACGACCGGCCCGGCGGTCGAATCCGTCGGACTCCTGAGTACGCTCTTTCCCGAGCAGCTCGAGGTTCCCGACGACGTCGTCGCCGACGCCCAGGACCGGCTGGAGGAGGTGTACTGCGTCCGGGACGCGCTGACGGCGGCCGCTGCGGGTCCCGTGACGGCGATGCACGACGTCACCGAGGGCGGCCTCGCCGGCGCGCTGTGTGAGATGGCCGACGGCGCGGGCGTCGGTTTTACCATCGACCGCGAGGCCGTTCCGATGCGCCCCGGCGTCGCCGAGGTCTGTGCGTCCCTCGAGATCGACCCCTGGGCAGCGACGAGCTGTGGCTCGCTCGTGATCGCAGTCGATCCCGACGGGGCCGACGACGTCGTCGCCGCGCTCGAGGACCGGGGGACGGTCGTCGCCGAGGTCGGCCGCGTCGAGTCCGCGTCGGGATCGACACCGGGAGTCTCCGTCGACGGCGAGCCACTCGAGCATCCGGGTGTGGATCCGTCGTGGGATGCGTACGCAGAGTTGGCAACCGAATGA
- a CDS encoding putative sulfate/molybdate transporter: MAYSFGSTAETGLEFSTRELTGALGDSVTVLPLIVALAMTTSVSLPHVLIGFGLFQIVWGLYYGMPLSVEPMKALVGLAMVGALSYAELAAAGLLAGGVLLVVGRLGLVGRLQRVVGEPVVRGVQFAVALLLLESAVGLSLENVSVAVAGFAVVAGFALVGRQQTSVLVVLALGGVAAVATAGVPTPRVPEVALFPAGTPTLSTAALEGTAAQLGMTVGNAAIATALLCGDLYDRDVSADSLSRSMGVTCLAAVPIGGVPMCHGSGGLAGKYAFGARTAGANVLLGVGYLALALVAAGALLAAFPMALLGVLLVVVALELGRAAFARVDDGRSFALVVGVGVLGLAVNVGLAFVLGAIVFWLLSRDE, from the coding sequence ATGGCGTACTCGTTCGGTTCTACGGCCGAAACAGGCCTCGAGTTCTCCACTCGAGAACTTACGGGTGCGCTAGGTGATTCGGTTACAGTCCTGCCGCTGATCGTGGCTCTTGCGATGACGACGAGCGTTTCGCTGCCCCACGTTCTGATCGGCTTCGGACTCTTCCAGATCGTCTGGGGGCTGTACTACGGGATGCCGTTGTCAGTCGAGCCGATGAAAGCCCTGGTTGGGCTCGCTATGGTTGGGGCCCTCTCGTATGCCGAACTCGCGGCGGCCGGGCTGCTTGCCGGCGGCGTCTTGCTCGTCGTTGGCCGACTCGGCCTCGTCGGTCGGCTTCAACGTGTCGTCGGCGAACCCGTCGTCAGAGGTGTCCAGTTCGCCGTTGCCCTGCTGTTGCTCGAGTCCGCCGTCGGCCTCTCGCTCGAGAACGTCTCCGTCGCCGTCGCCGGCTTCGCCGTCGTCGCCGGCTTCGCGCTCGTGGGACGCCAGCAGACCAGCGTGCTCGTCGTACTCGCCCTCGGCGGCGTCGCCGCCGTCGCGACGGCCGGCGTCCCCACGCCTCGCGTGCCCGAAGTCGCGCTGTTCCCCGCCGGTACGCCAACGCTGTCGACCGCCGCACTCGAGGGGACCGCCGCCCAGCTTGGGATGACCGTCGGGAACGCGGCCATCGCGACCGCCCTGTTGTGTGGCGACCTCTACGATCGGGACGTCTCGGCTGACTCGCTCTCACGGAGCATGGGCGTCACCTGCCTCGCGGCGGTTCCGATCGGCGGCGTCCCGATGTGTCACGGCAGCGGCGGGCTCGCGGGCAAGTACGCCTTCGGCGCGCGAACCGCCGGAGCGAACGTCCTGCTTGGCGTTGGCTACCTCGCACTCGCGCTGGTCGCCGCTGGCGCACTGCTCGCGGCGTTCCCGATGGCCCTGCTCGGCGTGTTGCTCGTGGTCGTCGCCCTCGAGCTCGGTCGGGCCGCGTTCGCCCGCGTCGACGACGGGCGCTCGTTCGCGCTCGTCGTCGGCGTCGGTGTCCTCGGACTTGCCGTCAACGTCGGTCTTGCGTTCGTTCTCGGCGCTATCGTGTTCTGGCTCCTCTCGCGAGACGAGTAG
- a CDS encoding L-aspartate oxidase: MTETPAPSAYDTADVLVVGSGIAGCAAALAAAREDAEVRLLTKATRPADSSTDWAQGGISTTRGNPESLKTDILEASDGTADPDAIDVLLEDADDAVFDVLVDTLGIAFDETDDGELDYTREAAHSDRRILHVDAATGTHILRPFLTFVGDHDRIDVHQDTAALELLTHEGRVHGVLSDEEPGGRPIYAATTILATGGIGACYTRSTNPDGATGDGIAMAALAGADVADMEYVQFHPTAYAGGEARGGGAAEQDSFLLSEALRGEGALLKNGDGDRFMDDYHPNGELAPRDVVARAVGTEREATGEVVLDVSTLEGDFEADFPTIAETVRERGSDGDEIPVAPCQHFLCGGIDVDSRGRSTLDRLYAVGECARTGVHGANRLASTSLLEGLVWGLRAGKDAATRGADLELAEAPALRNSDPALPPRFAAEKFTRLQRTMDDYLGLERDPDDIARASAVLRRLKGEVDAYIRTRTARDLYELRNASVTALLIARAASENPDSIGCHYIKSEPESVAERPADD; the protein is encoded by the coding sequence ATGACGGAGACACCAGCCCCATCGGCGTACGACACGGCGGACGTCCTCGTCGTCGGCAGCGGCATTGCAGGCTGTGCAGCCGCGTTAGCCGCCGCCCGCGAGGATGCCGAGGTTCGGTTGCTCACGAAAGCCACGCGCCCTGCTGATTCCAGCACTGACTGGGCCCAGGGCGGCATCTCCACCACCCGCGGAAACCCCGAGAGCCTCAAAACTGACATCCTCGAGGCCAGCGACGGGACGGCAGATCCGGACGCCATCGACGTCCTTCTCGAGGACGCCGACGACGCCGTATTCGACGTTCTCGTCGATACCCTCGGAATCGCGTTCGACGAAACCGACGACGGGGAACTCGACTACACGCGCGAGGCGGCCCACTCCGACCGGCGCATCCTCCACGTCGACGCCGCGACGGGCACCCACATCCTGCGGCCGTTTCTCACCTTCGTCGGCGACCACGACCGAATCGACGTCCACCAGGACACGGCCGCACTCGAGTTGCTCACCCACGAGGGTCGGGTCCACGGGGTCCTCAGCGACGAGGAACCGGGGGGCCGGCCGATCTACGCGGCGACGACGATCCTCGCCACCGGCGGCATCGGCGCGTGTTATACCCGGTCGACTAATCCCGACGGTGCGACCGGTGACGGCATCGCGATGGCCGCACTGGCGGGTGCCGACGTCGCCGATATGGAGTACGTCCAGTTCCATCCGACGGCGTACGCCGGGGGCGAAGCGCGAGGCGGCGGCGCTGCAGAACAGGACTCCTTCCTGCTCTCCGAAGCGCTGCGCGGCGAGGGGGCCCTCCTCAAAAACGGCGACGGCGACCGGTTCATGGACGACTACCACCCCAACGGCGAACTCGCACCACGGGACGTCGTCGCCCGCGCCGTCGGGACCGAGCGCGAGGCTACCGGCGAGGTCGTCCTCGACGTCTCCACCCTCGAGGGCGACTTCGAGGCCGACTTCCCGACGATCGCCGAGACCGTCCGCGAGCGCGGGAGCGACGGCGACGAGATTCCCGTCGCCCCCTGCCAACACTTCCTCTGTGGCGGGATCGACGTCGATTCGAGGGGACGAAGCACCCTCGATCGCCTCTACGCCGTCGGCGAGTGTGCCCGCACGGGCGTCCACGGGGCCAACCGATTGGCGAGCACCAGCCTCCTCGAGGGGCTCGTCTGGGGCTTGCGCGCCGGTAAAGACGCGGCGACGCGCGGGGCCGACCTCGAACTCGCCGAGGCCCCTGCCCTCCGGAACAGCGACCCAGCCCTCCCGCCGCGGTTTGCCGCCGAGAAGTTCACCCGGCTCCAGCGGACGATGGACGACTATCTGGGCCTCGAGCGTGACCCCGACGACATCGCCCGCGCGAGCGCCGTCCTCCGGCGACTCAAGGGGGAAGTCGACGCCTACATTCGTACGCGGACGGCTCGAGACCTCTACGAACTCCGAAATGCGAGCGTCACCGCGTTGCTGATCGCTCGAGCGGCGAGTGAGAATCCCGACTCGATTGGTTGTCACTACATCAAAAGCGAGCCCGAATCGGTGGCCGAACGGCCAGCGGACGACTGA
- a CDS encoding oxidoreductase produces the protein MGFTAADVPNQRGQTIIVTGANSGIGLETTRELARNGASVVMACRDRGRGERAARDIRADVPAADLRVETCDLSSLESIREFSGHLTEPIDVLVNNAGTMAIPRRETDDGFETQFGVNHLGHFALTGLLLESLLERADDEPPARIVTVSSGMHERGEIEFDDLQGKRSYDRWGAYAQSKLANVLFAYELERRLRTADVNAMSLAVHPGYADTQLQFRGIGDRGRWFQTIVRRVANTVFAQSAARGALPTLYAATAADVEGGAYYGPSGFGSMRGTPERQASSDASYDRESAKRLWAVSGEFTGVRYGLPEPKPATDAT, from the coding sequence ATGGGCTTTACCGCCGCCGACGTCCCGAACCAGCGCGGTCAGACGATCATCGTGACAGGTGCTAACAGCGGCATTGGCCTCGAGACGACCCGCGAACTCGCACGCAACGGCGCAAGCGTGGTCATGGCTTGCCGAGACCGTGGCCGTGGCGAACGGGCAGCTCGAGACATCCGTGCGGACGTGCCCGCAGCCGACCTTCGCGTCGAAACGTGTGATCTGAGTAGCCTCGAGTCGATCCGCGAGTTCTCCGGCCACCTCACCGAACCGATCGACGTCCTCGTCAACAACGCCGGGACGATGGCGATTCCGCGCCGGGAGACCGACGACGGGTTCGAGACACAATTCGGCGTGAATCATCTCGGGCACTTCGCGCTTACGGGACTCCTGCTCGAGTCCCTCCTCGAGCGCGCCGACGACGAACCTCCCGCTCGGATCGTCACGGTTTCGAGCGGGATGCACGAACGCGGCGAGATCGAGTTCGACGACCTCCAGGGCAAGCGATCGTACGATCGGTGGGGTGCCTACGCCCAGTCGAAACTCGCGAACGTCCTGTTCGCCTACGAACTCGAGCGTCGACTTCGAACCGCCGACGTGAACGCCATGAGTCTCGCAGTTCATCCGGGCTATGCCGATACCCAGTTACAGTTCCGCGGGATCGGTGATCGTGGACGCTGGTTCCAGACGATCGTCCGCCGAGTGGCGAACACGGTGTTCGCTCAGTCGGCGGCTCGAGGCGCATTACCGACGCTGTACGCGGCCACCGCGGCGGACGTCGAGGGCGGTGCCTACTACGGCCCAAGCGGCTTCGGGAGTATGCGTGGGACGCCGGAGCGACAGGCGTCGTCGGACGCGTCGTACGACAGAGAAAGCGCCAAGCGGTTGTGGGCGGTCTCGGGGGAGTTTACGGGCGTTCGCTATGGCCTTCCCGAGCCAAAGCCCGCGACGGACGCGACGTGA
- a CDS encoding peptidylprolyl isomerase, with product MHTSEGDIDIELEAERAPRTVENFVGLATGDRTWTDPETGDEREGEPLYDDVPFHRVIDDFMIQTGDPLGTGHGGPGYQFDDEFHPDLRHDDAGILSMANSGADTNGSQFFITLEATPHLDDRHSVFGRVTDGMDVVHEIGGVETDDADRPTEDILLESVSVHDA from the coding sequence TTGCATACGAGCGAAGGCGACATCGACATCGAACTCGAGGCCGAACGAGCACCCCGGACCGTCGAGAACTTCGTCGGACTTGCCACGGGCGATCGAACCTGGACTGACCCCGAAACCGGCGACGAACGCGAGGGCGAGCCGCTGTACGACGACGTTCCCTTCCATCGCGTCATCGACGACTTCATGATCCAGACCGGCGACCCGCTCGGCACCGGTCACGGCGGCCCCGGCTACCAGTTCGACGACGAGTTCCATCCCGACCTGCGACACGACGACGCGGGAATACTCTCGATGGCGAACTCGGGGGCGGATACGAACGGCTCACAGTTTTTCATCACGCTCGAGGCCACGCCCCACCTCGACGACCGCCACTCGGTCTTCGGACGGGTCACCGACGGCATGGACGTCGTCCACGAGATCGGGGGCGTCGAGACGGACGACGCCGATCGGCCCACCGAAGACATCCTGCTCGAATCGGTTTCCGTCCACGACGCCTGA
- a CDS encoding amidohydrolase, giving the protein MTQAADLLLTNAEVHTLTEPDTVHDAVAIRDGEIVRVGRTYEIQFLEGVETDVIDCDGQVVLPGFIDAHTHVENLGRYLVHADLSGATSADECLDRLAARADEIDDEWIQGFGYDESEWDDAAYLTREDLDLVSEERPVVALRVDMHAASLNSVALERFADDLPEADVRRGPGGEPTGVVVEDAAETVRKGIAPGYEETRALVTAGLEYAVARGVTGVHDMVRNSKAPRVYRDLDAAGELPTRVRINYWADHLEAVAEVGLTTNAGGELVRTGAIKTYTDGSIGARTAKLLEPYERDGEGVDDANTGEWVVDPDELRAIVDRADADAFQVTAHAIGDEAIEETITALERTSDPAGSRHRIEHVELATDDHLERMAAAGIVASMQPNFHRWADEGGLYDNRLGDDRRRRTNRFRRVLDADIPLAFGSDCMPLDPLLGIHHAVTAPTDDQRLSVTEALRAYTHGAAYAGFDEHRLGTVEVGKRADLVVLETSPWEVDRIDEIDVMATIVDGQPVYDRLEE; this is encoded by the coding sequence ATGACTCAGGCTGCCGACCTGCTGTTGACGAACGCGGAAGTTCATACCCTCACGGAGCCCGATACCGTCCACGACGCGGTCGCGATCCGCGACGGCGAGATCGTCCGGGTCGGGCGGACCTATGAGATCCAGTTCCTCGAGGGCGTCGAAACCGACGTGATCGACTGTGATGGCCAGGTCGTCCTGCCAGGATTCATCGACGCACACACGCACGTCGAGAACCTCGGCCGATACCTGGTCCACGCGGACCTCTCAGGGGCGACCAGCGCCGATGAGTGCCTCGATCGGTTGGCCGCTCGAGCCGACGAGATCGACGACGAGTGGATCCAGGGCTTTGGGTACGACGAGAGCGAGTGGGACGACGCGGCGTATCTCACCCGCGAGGACCTCGATCTGGTCAGCGAGGAGCGTCCCGTCGTTGCGCTTCGAGTCGACATGCACGCCGCGTCGCTGAACTCGGTCGCACTCGAGCGTTTCGCCGACGACCTCCCCGAGGCGGACGTGCGTCGTGGTCCCGGCGGCGAGCCGACCGGGGTGGTCGTCGAAGACGCCGCCGAAACCGTTCGAAAGGGAATCGCGCCGGGATACGAGGAAACCCGAGCGCTAGTCACCGCCGGTCTCGAGTACGCCGTTGCACGCGGCGTGACCGGCGTTCACGACATGGTTCGCAACTCCAAAGCGCCGCGGGTCTACCGGGATCTCGACGCTGCGGGCGAGCTGCCGACACGGGTGCGGATCAACTACTGGGCCGACCACCTCGAGGCCGTCGCGGAGGTCGGATTGACGACGAACGCTGGCGGTGAGCTGGTTCGGACGGGCGCGATCAAGACCTACACCGACGGGAGTATCGGCGCTCGGACGGCGAAGCTACTCGAGCCATACGAACGCGACGGCGAGGGAGTCGACGACGCGAACACCGGTGAGTGGGTCGTCGATCCCGACGAACTTCGAGCCATCGTTGACCGGGCCGACGCCGACGCGTTCCAGGTGACTGCCCACGCCATCGGTGACGAAGCTATCGAGGAGACGATTACGGCACTCGAGCGAACCAGCGACCCCGCCGGATCGCGCCATCGGATCGAGCACGTCGAACTCGCAACCGACGACCACCTCGAGCGGATGGCCGCGGCAGGGATCGTCGCCTCGATGCAGCCGAACTTCCACCGCTGGGCCGACGAGGGCGGCCTCTACGACAATCGACTCGGCGACGACCGACGGCGGCGAACGAACCGATTCCGACGCGTCCTCGATGCGGACATTCCCCTCGCGTTCGGCTCCGACTGTATGCCGCTCGATCCCCTACTCGGGATCCACCACGCCGTCACCGCGCCGACCGACGACCAGCGGCTGTCGGTCACCGAGGCCCTGCGGGCGTACACTCACGGGGCGGCCTACGCTGGTTTCGACGAACATCGGCTTGGAACCGTCGAGGTCGGCAAGCGCGCGGATCTGGTCGTCCTCGAAACGTCCCCGTGGGAGGTCGACCGGATCGACGAGATCGACGTGATGGCGACCATCGTCGACGGCCAGCCGGTGTACGACCGACTCGAGGAGTAA
- the nadC gene encoding carboxylating nicotinate-nucleotide diphosphorylase, which translates to MIETTQVERWLREDIGHHDVTNQVPGKTTGRLVAKEPGVAAGLEAATAVFEYLGVDVLETLEPGTTLESGEEVLRVEGPAREVLRGERVAVNLVGHASGVATRTRAAVDAASTVADDVRIAATRKTTPGLRGVEKRAVVAGGGDTHRLDLSHMVMVKDNHITELGLEEAISHFQERTSFATKVEVEVETVADAPKAAAAGADIVLLDNMTPAETRDAVSALAEYESVLSEASGGITLEDVPEYATTGVDVISMGSLTHSAPSLDLSFRTGD; encoded by the coding sequence ATGATCGAAACCACACAGGTCGAACGCTGGCTGCGCGAGGACATCGGCCACCACGACGTCACCAACCAGGTCCCCGGCAAAACGACCGGCCGTCTCGTCGCGAAAGAACCGGGCGTCGCCGCCGGCCTCGAGGCCGCCACCGCCGTCTTCGAATACCTCGGCGTTGACGTCCTCGAAACGCTCGAGCCGGGGACGACGCTCGAGTCGGGCGAGGAAGTCCTCCGCGTCGAGGGACCGGCCCGCGAGGTGCTTCGGGGCGAACGCGTCGCAGTAAACCTCGTCGGTCACGCCTCGGGTGTGGCGACCCGGACTCGAGCGGCGGTCGACGCCGCCAGCACGGTCGCCGACGACGTTCGGATCGCCGCAACCCGTAAGACGACGCCGGGACTCCGCGGCGTAGAGAAGCGGGCCGTCGTCGCGGGCGGCGGAGACACCCATCGGCTCGACCTCTCCCATATGGTGATGGTAAAGGACAACCACATCACGGAACTGGGTCTCGAGGAAGCGATTTCGCACTTTCAGGAGCGAACCTCGTTCGCGACGAAGGTCGAAGTCGAAGTCGAGACCGTCGCCGACGCCCCGAAGGCGGCCGCCGCCGGTGCCGACATCGTCTTGCTCGACAACATGACGCCCGCTGAAACTCGGGACGCGGTCTCCGCACTCGCCGAGTACGAAAGCGTTCTCTCAGAAGCCAGCGGGGGAATCACGCTCGAGGACGTCCCGGAGTACGCCACAACGGGCGTCGACGTCATCTCGATGGGGTCGCTCACCCACTCCGCACCATCGCTTGATCTGTCGTTCCGAACCGGCGACTGA